The Clostridium sp. AWRP genome has a window encoding:
- a CDS encoding helix-turn-helix transcriptional regulator, which translates to MSISERLQKLRKHERYSQEQLAEKLGVTRQAISKWESNQGNPDINNIIKLSEIYNVSTDYLLKGEKQISKPIEINSKENKENIKSGKTFNRLLFIAGISTIAILFLFSFTFLVKTFLGGH; encoded by the coding sequence ATGAGCATATCTGAAAGATTACAGAAATTAAGAAAACATGAAAGATATTCGCAGGAACAGTTAGCAGAAAAATTAGGAGTAACAAGACAAGCAATATCAAAATGGGAAAGTAACCAAGGCAATCCAGATATCAATAATATAATTAAATTAAGTGAAATTTATAATGTTAGTACGGACTATTTATTAAAAGGTGAGAAGCAGATAAGTAAGCCAATAGAAATTAATTCTAAAGAAAATAAGGAGAATATTAAATCTGGAAAGACATTTAATAGACTTTTATTTATTGCTGGTATTTCCACTATTGCAATTTTGTTTCTTTTTTCTTTTACTTTTTTAGTAAAAACATTTTTAGGAGGTCATTAA